One region of Xylanimonas ulmi genomic DNA includes:
- a CDS encoding flavin reductase family protein, which yields MTPATIEVTPATLRGQLARWPTGVAIITANGLSRPLGKTVNSFHSASLEPAMVGWCIDKKSSRFDEWVAVTGYVVHVMASHQAELVSRFAASRSDRFDGVETTPGLDGIPMLTGEVPLRLECRVAGTFDVGDHVYLIGQVVTMAATAHVPMTLQR from the coding sequence GTGACACCCGCCACAATCGAGGTGACGCCCGCGACACTTCGTGGCCAGTTGGCCCGTTGGCCCACGGGCGTCGCGATCATCACGGCCAATGGCCTCAGCCGCCCGCTCGGAAAGACCGTCAACAGTTTCCACTCAGCGTCACTTGAGCCGGCGATGGTCGGCTGGTGCATCGACAAGAAGTCGAGTCGGTTTGACGAGTGGGTCGCGGTGACCGGGTATGTCGTCCATGTGATGGCGAGCCATCAGGCCGAGCTCGTCTCGCGGTTCGCAGCGTCGAGGTCCGATCGGTTCGACGGAGTCGAGACGACACCCGGGCTCGACGGCATCCCCATGCTGACGGGCGAGGTTCCGCTGCGACTCGAATGCCGGGTCGCCGGGACCTTCGACGTCGGAGACCACGTCTACCTGATCGGCCAGGTCGTCACGATGGCCGCCACCGCGCACGTCCCCATGACCCTGCAGCGTTGA
- a CDS encoding LLM class flavin-dependent oxidoreductase: protein MSIPILESEHFRLGLFSSNCSGGLAVTTIPERWSASWDDNLRLARLADQTGIDFMLPIARWIGYGGETNFHEGVLEPIPWATAILANTERLTAFSTIHTAFNHPAVTAKQLATMDQMAPGRVGVNVVAGWNQPEYVAMGSDLPQDHDSRYALAQEWVDILTTLWSRDGRYDLNGRFWDLRGIEAVPKPAARRLPILNAGSSPQGKAYAARNADFVFTIVSGPQEGAAVVKELTAASAAQGRAAGVLSPTHVVCRPTRKEAQEYLHYYAEENADWDAVDNLMRLQGLHAQSFSKDLLANFRSRFAAGHGTCPLIGSPDDVADEIERFAKAGFGGITMAFVDYVGELEYFAQEVMPRLVKKGLRPESPA from the coding sequence ATGAGCATCCCCATCCTCGAGTCGGAGCACTTCCGGCTCGGCCTGTTCTCGTCGAACTGTTCCGGCGGCCTCGCGGTCACCACGATCCCCGAGCGGTGGTCGGCGTCATGGGACGACAACCTGCGTCTGGCTCGGCTGGCGGACCAGACGGGCATTGACTTCATGCTCCCGATCGCGCGGTGGATCGGATACGGAGGCGAGACGAACTTCCATGAGGGCGTGCTCGAGCCGATTCCGTGGGCGACGGCGATCCTCGCCAACACTGAGCGACTGACCGCCTTCAGCACGATCCACACCGCGTTCAACCACCCCGCGGTCACCGCGAAGCAGCTGGCCACCATGGACCAGATGGCCCCGGGACGGGTGGGCGTCAACGTCGTCGCCGGCTGGAACCAACCCGAGTACGTCGCGATGGGATCCGACCTGCCCCAGGACCACGACTCGCGTTACGCGCTGGCTCAGGAGTGGGTCGACATCCTGACCACCCTGTGGTCGCGCGACGGCCGTTACGACCTCAACGGCAGATTCTGGGATCTGCGAGGCATCGAAGCGGTTCCCAAGCCCGCGGCTCGACGCCTGCCGATCCTCAACGCCGGCTCCTCGCCGCAGGGCAAGGCGTACGCCGCGCGCAACGCCGACTTCGTCTTCACGATCGTCAGCGGCCCGCAGGAGGGCGCCGCAGTCGTCAAGGAGCTCACGGCCGCATCGGCTGCCCAGGGACGCGCGGCGGGTGTGCTCAGTCCGACGCACGTGGTCTGCCGCCCCACCCGCAAGGAGGCGCAGGAGTACCTGCACTACTACGCCGAGGAGAACGCCGACTGGGACGCGGTCGACAACCTGATGCGGTTGCAGGGCCTGCACGCGCAGTCGTTCAGCAAGGATCTGCTGGCGAACTTCCGCAGCCGGTTCGCCGCGGGTCACGGCACGTGCCCCCTCATCGGGTCACCCGACGATGTCGCGGACGAGATCGAGCGGTTCGCCAAGGCGGGATTCGGCGGCATCACGATGGCCTTCGTCGACTACGTGGGTGAGTTGGAGTACTTCGCCCAGGAGGTCATGCCGCGGCTTGTCAAGAAGGGCCTGCGTCCCGAGAGCCCCGCCTGA
- a CDS encoding PaaX family transcriptional regulator C-terminal domain-containing protein — translation MTTVETLDPSASALAVRQSRSTVVTYLGAVVRPLGAWTPVAAAVELLALCGLDDPGVRTAIHRLKRKGWLTPQTRGGVRGYSLTKLAEATLAAGDSVIWDAPTAPALEDGWCVVNFSVPESRRAQRHQLRSHLAAQGFGNIGTAMWIAPARRRAAAARAISDLGLDEFATIFTGDYHGPQDLRDLVYASWDLASIAQGYRGFLDHYEALADLVESETPHGAPAFTSYLEAIDAWRRLPFADPGLPTEVLAPDWPGPGAARVFQRLVTALEPPALSHAGLFWPQA, via the coding sequence GTGACGACGGTGGAGACGCTCGATCCGAGCGCGAGCGCCCTGGCGGTGCGACAGTCTCGCAGCACCGTCGTGACCTACCTCGGCGCCGTCGTGCGTCCGCTGGGCGCCTGGACGCCCGTCGCGGCCGCGGTTGAGCTGCTCGCGCTGTGCGGCCTGGACGATCCCGGCGTCCGCACCGCCATCCACAGGCTCAAGCGCAAGGGGTGGCTGACGCCACAGACCCGTGGCGGCGTGCGGGGCTACTCACTGACCAAGCTCGCCGAGGCGACACTCGCGGCGGGAGACAGCGTCATCTGGGACGCACCGACCGCTCCCGCTCTTGAGGACGGGTGGTGCGTCGTCAACTTCAGCGTGCCGGAGTCGCGGCGCGCACAGCGCCACCAACTGCGCTCCCACCTTGCGGCGCAGGGCTTCGGGAACATCGGCACGGCCATGTGGATCGCTCCCGCGCGGCGTCGCGCGGCAGCAGCCCGAGCCATCTCGGACCTTGGCCTTGACGAGTTCGCGACCATCTTCACCGGTGACTATCACGGCCCCCAGGACCTGCGAGATCTCGTCTACGCGAGTTGGGACCTGGCATCGATCGCGCAGGGCTACCGCGGCTTCCTGGACCACTACGAGGCGCTCGCCGATCTCGTCGAGAGCGAGACGCCGCACGGCGCACCTGCGTTCACGAGCTACTTGGAGGCGATCGACGCGTGGCGGCGTCTGCCGTTCGCGGACCCGGGCCTGCCCACGGAGGTTCTGGCGCCGGACTGGCCCGGTCCCGGCGCCGCGCGGGTGTTCCAACGACTCGTCACAGCGCTGGAGCCTCCGGCGCTCTCACACGCGGGCCTCTTCTGGCCGCAGGCTTGA
- a CDS encoding acyl-CoA thioesterase produces the protein MSQRPIAVGVARARVEWIDTDAAGIYHNSTVIRFVEAAESRLMVERGLSDYFPTSPRVRFEADFEAPLSFTQDVTTQVALTRIGTSSMHWEFEVWGESFQGRPRRRAARGRYVTVHIGVGRRPGHDPASVPWPEAWRRALTDLAGEPRTPSATEQVT, from the coding sequence GTGAGTCAACGCCCCATTGCCGTCGGTGTCGCCCGCGCCCGCGTGGAGTGGATCGACACCGACGCGGCGGGCATCTACCACAACAGCACGGTCATCCGGTTCGTCGAGGCCGCCGAATCCCGCCTCATGGTCGAGCGGGGCCTGTCCGACTACTTCCCGACGAGTCCACGGGTGCGCTTCGAGGCGGACTTCGAGGCCCCGCTCTCCTTCACTCAGGACGTCACCACGCAGGTCGCGCTCACGCGCATCGGCACGTCCTCGATGCACTGGGAGTTCGAGGTGTGGGGCGAGTCGTTCCAGGGCCGTCCCCGGCGACGCGCGGCTCGGGGACGGTACGTGACAGTTCACATCGGCGTGGGCCGCCGACCCGGCCACGACCCGGCCAGCGTGCCGTGGCCAGAAGCGTGGCGACGCGCCCTGACCGATCTGGCGGGAGAGCCGCGCACGCCGAGCGCCACGGAGCAGGTCACGTGA